A single region of the Anaerostipes rhamnosivorans genome encodes:
- a CDS encoding MmcQ/YjbR family DNA-binding protein encodes MRTRKEVIEFCKSLKQVYEDYPFHDSNWTLMRHEANKKTFAFIFEREGHIWVNIKCDPEWILVWRETYDSIVPAYHMNKKYWNSIILDGSVPDEDIKRMIGESYDLIRANIRRQK; translated from the coding sequence ATGCGGACAAGAAAAGAAGTGATTGAATTTTGCAAGTCCCTGAAGCAGGTTTACGAGGACTATCCGTTTCATGACAGCAACTGGACGCTGATGCGGCATGAGGCAAATAAAAAGACATTTGCTTTTATCTTTGAACGGGAAGGGCATATTTGGGTCAATATAAAGTGTGATCCGGAGTGGATCTTGGTATGGAGAGAGACTTACGATTCTATTGTGCCGGCCTATCATATGAATAAAAAGTATTGGAATTCCATCATCCTTGACGGTTCCGTACCGGACGAAGATATAAAACGGATGATTGGGGAGAGCTATGATTTGATCAGAGCGAACATAAGGAGGCAGAAATGA
- a CDS encoding nitroreductase family protein, with translation MNTREAINQRCSRRTYLPEYLREKDAKPLFQMIREINTEQGLHLQLITDEGNISKIKMSYGMFKNVHGFIAMAGKKDDPDLKEKLGYFGEKLVLLATAAGLGTCWVGGTYKKESCVCSLERDESLEAVITIGYVETDKRTKEKMISSFVKKKGKKAEQMLKADEKVPDWIMKGMEAVVKAPSAMNRQPVEFLWQDGKLRACVEVNNGFEEIDMGIAKLHFELGTGKAGYWELGNGAEFRCI, from the coding sequence ATGAATACAAGAGAAGCGATAAACCAGAGATGTTCTAGAAGAACCTATCTTCCGGAATACCTAAGGGAAAAAGACGCCAAGCCCTTGTTTCAGATGATTCGGGAGATCAACACGGAACAGGGACTTCATTTGCAGCTCATCACAGATGAGGGCAACATATCAAAAATAAAAATGAGCTATGGCATGTTCAAAAATGTTCATGGTTTTATTGCGATGGCTGGGAAAAAGGATGATCCGGACCTGAAGGAGAAACTGGGCTATTTTGGTGAGAAGCTGGTGCTGCTGGCTACGGCTGCCGGTCTTGGGACGTGCTGGGTCGGAGGTACATACAAAAAGGAGAGCTGTGTATGCAGTCTGGAGCGGGATGAGAGCCTGGAGGCGGTCATCACCATAGGATATGTGGAAACAGATAAAAGGACCAAAGAAAAGATGATCTCATCCTTTGTTAAGAAAAAGGGAAAAAAAGCAGAACAGATGCTTAAAGCGGATGAGAAGGTACCAGACTGGATCATGAAGGGAATGGAGGCTGTGGTAAAGGCGCCTTCCGCTATGAATAGACAGCCCGTAGAATTTCTTTGGCAGGATGGGAAGCTGAGAGCCTGCGTGGAAGTAAATAATGGTTTTGAGGAGATCGATATGGGTATCGCCAAGCTTCATTTTGAGCTGGGAACAGGAAAAGCAGGTTACTGGGAATTAGGAAACGGAGCGGAATTCCGTTGTATCTAA